The Lacrimispora xylanolytica genome has a segment encoding these proteins:
- a CDS encoding glycosyltransferase family 2 protein — MNIICIILNYNDAVTTRSLVTAIKDYQCLDTIVIVDNHSTDDSLTLLKELQSETVHLLTSPFNGGYGSGNNIGIRYAYHTLRATHVLVANPDVKVSEACIIAMSEAFEKVENLAIAAAVTKDRTGSVALSSWRLNGLLLDLLDTGLITRRLFARFLNDRPEIMGKKGLAFVDAVLGSLFLADAKALVECGLYDEKVFLYYEEKILGYKLKEKGYRTALLLDESYLHLHSVSINKSVASILKKQAILHESKLHYYKAYLKINPLEEMCVRAFLGFLMMEIWFLTKIVGLSW, encoded by the coding sequence ATGAATATTATCTGTATTATTTTAAATTATAACGATGCCGTGACCACCAGGAGTCTGGTAACTGCCATAAAGGATTATCAATGCCTCGATACCATTGTCATAGTGGACAATCATTCCACGGATGATTCCCTGACCCTATTAAAGGAGCTTCAAAGTGAAACGGTCCATCTTTTAACATCTCCTTTTAATGGGGGCTATGGAAGCGGCAACAACATTGGAATCCGGTATGCCTATCACACCTTACGCGCGACTCATGTATTAGTCGCCAATCCCGATGTTAAGGTATCGGAAGCTTGTATTATAGCCATGTCGGAAGCCTTTGAAAAGGTAGAAAATCTGGCAATCGCCGCAGCCGTCACCAAAGACCGGACAGGCAGTGTAGCATTATCCAGCTGGAGGCTCAATGGATTGTTATTAGACCTGCTTGATACAGGTCTGATTACAAGGCGTTTGTTTGCCCGTTTTCTCAATGACAGGCCAGAAATAATGGGGAAAAAGGGACTCGCATTTGTGGATGCAGTTCTTGGCTCCTTATTTCTCGCGGATGCAAAGGCTCTTGTGGAATGCGGACTCTACGATGAGAAGGTATTCCTCTATTATGAGGAAAAGATACTTGGATATAAGCTGAAAGAAAAAGGCTATCGGACAGCCCTTCTTCTTGATGAATCTTATTTACATCTTCATTCTGTATCCATTAATAAAAGCGTGGCATCTATTTTAAAGAAGCAGGCGATTCTTCATGAGAGCAAGCTTCATTATTATAAGGCCTATTTAAAGATCAATCCGCTGGAAGAGATGTGTGTCCGTGCCTTCCTTGGTTTTTTGATGATGGAAATCTGGTTTTTAACAAAAATTGTGGGACTGTCCTGGTAG
- a CDS encoding glycosyltransferase family 2 protein, which translates to MVTILLATYNGETYLRQQLDSLLNQTHKELFILISDDLSSDRTPGIIKEYEKKYPNQIKSLKNIKASGSPQNNFFRLLSSADDDYIMLCDQDDIWLPHKVEVTLKEMKQMELKWGNDLPLLVHGDLSVTDEEGTIRQKSMARFQNIAVHDNRFTHYLVENNITGNTVMINRSFLSYLTYIPKQCMMHDWWLGLLASCFGKISYIDQPLLLYRQHGSNQVGSRGQMEQYVSRLTQKERVKEEYRKMFLQARAFLKQYGQEMDSEKREALEQFVTLSDKSRLEKVRIIWKYKFYKSTIIRTFGQMFSI; encoded by the coding sequence ATGGTAACGATTCTTCTGGCGACCTATAATGGGGAGACCTACTTAAGGCAGCAGCTGGATTCCTTATTAAATCAGACCCACAAAGAGCTGTTTATCCTGATTTCAGACGATCTTTCTTCTGACAGAACTCCTGGAATCATAAAGGAATATGAGAAAAAGTACCCGAACCAGATCAAGAGCCTTAAAAATATTAAGGCTTCCGGAAGTCCTCAAAACAACTTCTTTCGCCTCTTAAGCAGTGCAGATGACGATTATATCATGCTCTGCGACCAGGATGATATCTGGCTTCCTCATAAGGTAGAGGTGACATTAAAAGAGATGAAGCAGATGGAACTAAAATGGGGAAATGACCTCCCCCTTTTAGTTCACGGAGATTTATCTGTGACCGATGAAGAAGGAACCATTCGCCAAAAGTCTATGGCAAGATTCCAGAACATAGCGGTTCATGACAACCGGTTTACTCATTATCTGGTGGAGAATAACATTACTGGTAATACGGTTATGATAAACCGAAGCTTTCTTTCTTATTTGACCTACATACCAAAGCAGTGTATGATGCATGACTGGTGGCTGGGGCTTTTAGCAAGCTGTTTTGGAAAAATATCCTATATTGACCAGCCACTCCTTCTCTACCGGCAGCATGGAAGCAATCAGGTAGGCTCCAGAGGCCAGATGGAACAGTATGTAAGCCGATTGACCCAAAAGGAGCGGGTAAAGGAAGAGTACCGGAAGATGTTCTTGCAGGCCAGAGCCTTTCTAAAGCAGTACGGTCAGGAGATGGACAGTGAAAAACGGGAAGCTCTGGAGCAATTTGTCACCCTTTCAGACAAGAGCCGGTTAGAAAAGGTAAGGATTATCTGGAAATATAAATTTTATAAAAGCACCATCATAAGGACGTTTGGCCAGATGTTTTCCATCTGA
- a CDS encoding DegT/DnrJ/EryC1/StrS family aminotransferase: protein MERMIPEEKDILVTKASMPSYEEFIEEIKPIWETAWMTNMGEFHDRLKEQLKAYLKAKNLLLFVNGHMALEMALQAMNLSGEVITTPFSFASTTHAIMRNNLTPVFCDIKEDDYTIDADRIEALITDKTTAILPVHVYGNVCDMEKIERIAKKHNLKVIYDAAHAFGVEVNGRGIGTFGDASMFSFHATKVFNTIEGGAVTFQDPSLEVLLNYLKNFGITGKESVEYVGGNAKMNEFQAAMGICNLRHVEDNIEKRRLITEHYRKRLSGIPGIRLNQEKEGILPNYAYFPVAFDGFSMTRNEVYELLASHHIFARKYFYPLITDFDCYREQFQGVSLPCAKKAADSVLTLPLYADLSISDADRICDIILGVKPKGRL from the coding sequence ATGGAACGTATGATACCGGAAGAAAAAGATATATTAGTGACGAAGGCATCCATGCCTTCCTATGAGGAATTCATAGAGGAGATAAAGCCCATCTGGGAAACAGCCTGGATGACCAACATGGGAGAATTTCATGATCGCTTAAAGGAGCAGTTAAAGGCTTACTTAAAGGCAAAGAACCTTCTTTTGTTCGTCAATGGACATATGGCGCTTGAGATGGCGCTCCAGGCCATGAATCTTTCCGGGGAAGTTATTACCACTCCATTTTCCTTTGCTTCCACCACCCATGCCATCATGAGAAATAATCTGACCCCTGTGTTCTGCGACATCAAAGAAGACGATTACACCATAGATGCAGACCGAATCGAAGCGCTTATCACCGATAAGACAACAGCCATTCTTCCGGTGCATGTATACGGCAATGTCTGTGATATGGAAAAGATAGAAAGAATTGCAAAAAAGCATAACCTAAAAGTCATATACGATGCAGCCCATGCCTTTGGCGTAGAGGTGAATGGCAGAGGAATTGGTACCTTTGGAGACGCCTCCATGTTCAGCTTCCATGCCACCAAGGTATTTAATACCATTGAAGGCGGTGCGGTAACCTTTCAGGACCCTTCCCTGGAAGTTCTTTTAAACTATTTAAAGAACTTTGGTATCACAGGCAAGGAATCCGTGGAATACGTGGGAGGCAATGCCAAAATGAATGAGTTTCAGGCAGCCATGGGCATCTGTAACTTAAGACACGTGGAAGATAATATAGAAAAACGCAGACTGATTACAGAACATTATAGGAAACGTCTGTCCGGGATTCCAGGCATTCGTCTCAATCAGGAAAAGGAAGGCATATTACCTAACTACGCCTATTTCCCTGTTGCCTTTGACGGCTTTTCCATGACCAGGAATGAGGTATATGAGCTTTTGGCCTCTCATCATATATTTGCAAGAAAATACTTCTACCCTCTTATCACTGATTTTGATTGCTACCGGGAACAGTTTCAGGGAGTCAGTCTGCCATGTGCGAAAAAAGCAGCTGACAGCGTACTCACACTTCCTCTGTATGCGGACTTATCCATCAGCGATGCAGACCGTATCTGTGATATTATCTTGGGCGTAAAACCAAAGGGGAGGCTATGA
- a CDS encoding ATP-grasp domain-containing protein — MKTALVTAIGSFSADIVIKNLKKNGIRVIGCDIYPSEWIADAGNTDAFFQVPYATEEPRYVERLLSICDQEQVDAIIILTDVEADVWNRHREELKAHSITLCLSEEETMLLCRDKRKMSSFLSQKRLGNPIETVDLLEADIDTISYPAVVKPYNGRSSQGLHYISSLEEMKSFLTFQEAGDFVVQPYYKGSIITVDVVRQEETGECAVICRKELLRTGNGAGTSVLVFTNKNLEAMCREIAEAIHINGCVNFEFIEGEDGIYRMLECNPRFSGGVEFSCLAGYDCVSNHIKCFTGEKIEPFHGITDMYIARKYEEYITKILGKEGERE, encoded by the coding sequence ATGAAGACAGCACTGGTAACCGCAATCGGATCATTTTCCGCGGATATAGTAATTAAGAATTTAAAAAAGAACGGGATTCGTGTCATTGGCTGTGATATTTACCCCTCCGAATGGATCGCAGATGCAGGCAATACAGACGCGTTTTTTCAGGTACCATATGCAACGGAAGAGCCGCGATACGTGGAACGGCTGCTCTCTATTTGTGACCAGGAACAGGTGGACGCCATCATCATCTTAACCGATGTGGAGGCCGATGTTTGGAACCGCCACAGAGAGGAATTAAAAGCCCATTCCATAACCCTCTGCCTTTCTGAGGAAGAGACCATGCTCTTATGCAGGGATAAGCGGAAGATGAGTTCTTTTCTTTCCCAAAAGAGACTGGGAAATCCCATTGAGACCGTGGACCTTTTAGAGGCAGATATTGATACCATTTCTTATCCAGCCGTTGTAAAGCCATATAATGGAAGGAGCAGCCAGGGACTTCACTACATTTCTTCCCTTGAGGAAATGAAAAGCTTTCTTACCTTTCAGGAAGCAGGAGATTTTGTGGTGCAGCCCTATTATAAAGGAAGTATCATTACCGTTGATGTGGTGCGTCAGGAAGAAACCGGAGAATGTGCGGTCATCTGCCGTAAAGAGCTTCTGCGGACAGGCAATGGCGCCGGAACTTCCGTACTTGTATTTACGAATAAGAATTTAGAAGCTATGTGCAGAGAAATTGCAGAGGCGATTCACATAAATGGCTGTGTGAATTTTGAATTCATCGAAGGGGAAGACGGCATTTACCGAATGCTGGAGTGCAACCCCCGTTTTTCCGGTGGTGTGGAGTTTTCCTGTCTCGCCGGATATGACTGTGTTTCCAATCACATTAAGTGCTTTACCGGAGAGAAGATAGAACCATTTCATGGTATCACCGACATGTATATAGCCAGGAAATATGAGGAATACATTACAAAAATTCTGGGGAAAGAAGGCGAGAGAGAATGA
- a CDS encoding glycosyltransferase family 2 protein: MNGNSDSNIMVSVNCVTFNHKNYIRQALDSFLMQKTNFEFEILVHDDASTDGTGEILREYEKRYPGKVLPLIQTENQYSQGIDNISGAFNFPRARGKYIFMCDGDDYWVSPDKMQKQVDYMEAHPECTLCIHSAKIDLVGKAVTEGQMRPYCGNKVLSPEDIVDKSSGYAMSSMAFPSRIVKELPDYYVECPVGDTPIQMIAASEGYGYYFDEPMSAYRVGVAGSWTVEGKSGDYEKKQSVYYERMKKVYDLYDAATGGRLREAIRSAEKRTYYHTMVNTRQFKEILNPEYRKYYKELTSRTRFFIQLEYRFPGVYGFLRKKYHG; encoded by the coding sequence ATGAACGGAAATTCTGATTCCAACATTATGGTCAGTGTAAACTGTGTGACCTTTAACCACAAGAATTATATCCGTCAGGCTCTGGATAGCTTTTTGATGCAGAAAACAAATTTTGAATTTGAAATCCTGGTACACGATGACGCCTCCACTGATGGCACCGGAGAAATTCTTAGAGAATACGAGAAGAGATATCCGGGAAAGGTACTGCCTCTCATTCAGACGGAAAACCAGTATTCCCAGGGCATCGACAACATCAGTGGTGCCTTTAATTTTCCCAGGGCAAGAGGTAAATATATCTTTATGTGCGACGGAGATGATTACTGGGTCTCACCGGATAAGATGCAAAAGCAGGTCGATTATATGGAAGCCCACCCGGAATGCACTCTTTGTATTCACAGTGCCAAAATAGACCTGGTGGGAAAAGCAGTGACAGAGGGACAAATGCGGCCTTATTGTGGAAACAAGGTCCTCTCACCAGAAGATATTGTGGATAAGTCTTCTGGCTATGCCATGTCTTCCATGGCATTTCCCAGCCGTATCGTAAAAGAACTTCCCGATTATTATGTGGAATGTCCGGTTGGAGATACCCCCATTCAGATGATTGCAGCAAGCGAAGGATACGGTTATTACTTTGATGAGCCAATGAGCGCCTATCGGGTAGGTGTTGCCGGGTCCTGGACGGTGGAAGGTAAAAGTGGAGATTACGAGAAGAAGCAGAGCGTCTATTACGAGCGGATGAAAAAGGTATATGACCTTTACGATGCGGCAACCGGAGGGCGACTCCGGGAAGCGATTCGAAGTGCTGAAAAGAGAACGTATTATCACACCATGGTCAATACCAGACAGTTTAAGGAAATCTTGAATCCAGAGTATCGAAAGTACTATAAGGAACTCACCAGCCGAACCAGGTTCTTTATCCAGCTGGAATACAGGTTTCCGGGAGTGTACGGATTTTTAAGAAAGAAATATCATGGCTAA
- a CDS encoding L,D-transpeptidase translates to MRKLTYGLAAFCLTAVLVSGHASYAWADEARGPGFRNGVPISQNDSQTETKDQGSKVTEEAENALANAGIDIGKEAEGNGEDGVEDAAAKAAQEALKANFPRLQTTVMTGDSNWSQPFVNDAWITNNGEGFHGLSTFLTNIVGNVLYRTYTSSTGWSPWVLNGQQTTNYANDVNIEAIQMRFSGYVNNQFDIYYTAKLEDGTTMGWAKNGTATGTMGTGHYITGFRMAFYAKNSAFPYSTEKPLISAVPDGIQQVDGALRYVNGDGSAFTGWAWSGNERYYFVDSNPVTGWQYIDGFKYYFDETGRMLKDLEPVMGANGPFLISINKQMNTMTVFAKDGERGFIIPVKSFLTSTGPDTPLGTFQTPAKYRWRDMNHGIFTQYATRIWKGFLIHSILYSKPNGMTLDSSTYNYLSIAESAGCIRLLSGDAKWVYDHCALGTTVTIYNSPVPGPYERPAIEQIIPDSQTWDPTDPNIVH, encoded by the coding sequence ATGCGTAAACTGACATACGGTCTGGCAGCATTTTGCCTGACGGCTGTTCTGGTTTCGGGACATGCTTCTTATGCATGGGCAGACGAAGCACGTGGACCGGGATTTAGGAATGGCGTCCCAATAAGTCAGAATGACAGTCAGACTGAGACCAAAGATCAAGGCAGCAAAGTTACAGAGGAAGCGGAAAACGCTTTGGCTAATGCCGGCATAGACATCGGAAAAGAAGCAGAAGGAAACGGCGAAGATGGCGTGGAAGACGCCGCCGCAAAAGCTGCACAGGAAGCCTTAAAGGCTAATTTCCCCCGTCTCCAGACAACCGTTATGACAGGTGACAGCAACTGGTCCCAGCCTTTCGTAAACGATGCCTGGATCACAAACAATGGGGAAGGATTCCATGGATTATCCACATTTCTCACAAATATCGTAGGCAATGTACTTTACCGGACTTATACATCAAGCACAGGCTGGTCTCCCTGGGTCTTAAACGGACAGCAGACGACTAACTATGCCAATGATGTGAATATCGAAGCCATTCAGATGCGCTTTTCCGGTTATGTGAACAACCAGTTTGATATTTATTATACCGCCAAATTAGAGGATGGTACTACTATGGGCTGGGCGAAGAACGGAACCGCTACAGGAACCATGGGGACAGGCCACTATATTACAGGCTTTCGAATGGCTTTCTACGCCAAAAATTCTGCATTCCCCTACTCTACAGAAAAGCCGCTGATCTCCGCTGTTCCAGATGGAATTCAGCAGGTTGATGGTGCCCTTCGTTACGTAAACGGAGACGGCTCTGCCTTTACCGGCTGGGCATGGTCAGGCAATGAACGGTATTATTTCGTTGATTCCAATCCGGTGACGGGATGGCAGTACATAGACGGCTTTAAATATTATTTTGATGAAACTGGCAGGATGTTAAAGGACTTAGAGCCGGTTATGGGTGCAAATGGACCATTTTTAATCAGCATCAATAAGCAGATGAACACCATGACCGTATTTGCAAAGGACGGAGAACGGGGATTTATCATTCCAGTCAAATCCTTCCTTACCTCAACCGGACCGGATACTCCTCTTGGAACCTTCCAGACTCCGGCCAAATACCGCTGGCGGGATATGAACCACGGAATTTTCACCCAGTATGCGACCCGCATCTGGAAAGGATTCTTAATTCATTCCATTCTTTACAGCAAGCCTAACGGGATGACACTTGACTCCAGTACTTATAATTATCTAAGCATTGCTGAGTCAGCAGGCTGTATCCGTCTCTTATCGGGAGATGCCAAGTGGGTTTATGACCACTGTGCTCTTGGAACAACGGTTACCATTTATAACTCTCCGGTACCAGGACCTTATGAGCGACCTGCAATCGAACAGATTATTCCTGATTCACAGACCTGGGATCCTACTGATCCAAATATTGTTCATTAA
- a CDS encoding lipopolysaccharide biosynthesis protein, with protein sequence MYEENIKNKVLSGLFWKVMENGGTQGIQFLVSILLARLLTPAESGEVMLIMIFITIGNVFVQSGFNTSLIQKQKVDEEDYSSAFYISAGIAAALYLILFFSAPAIASFYGQPLFRPVLRTLAVTLFFGAVTSVQSAAIARTMEFRKLCIASIFAALGSGVIGVTMAFLGYGVWALAMQQFFYSFFLMAVLSVLVKWRPRLLFSVEKARELFSYGWKILCSGLIDTVFTNVYGLVIGKVYNSAMMGQYSRGNQFPSLIANNLGAAIQSVMLPAFSAFQDDRERVKGMVRRSIVTSSYLVFPMMAGLMAVAEPMVKLLLTDQYLPCVPMLRLLCIAYATWPLHVANLQAINALGRSEIFLKLEIIKKAVSVVALIISIPLGIYTMVALRAVTDFICTFINAHPNKKLLNYSFYEQWKDVMPSLIISAVMGLFVYGVQYLIEGTLLTLVVQILVGVVVYAGLSWLFRLEAFLYLCKTAGIGKES encoded by the coding sequence ATGTATGAGGAAAATATAAAAAATAAAGTCCTTTCCGGTTTGTTTTGGAAAGTGATGGAAAACGGAGGAACTCAAGGCATTCAGTTCCTGGTATCTATACTGCTGGCCAGGCTCTTAACACCGGCAGAGTCCGGAGAAGTCATGCTCATCATGATCTTTATCACCATTGGAAATGTATTCGTTCAAAGCGGTTTCAATACATCCCTGATACAAAAGCAAAAGGTGGACGAGGAGGATTATTCCTCTGCCTTCTATATCAGTGCAGGAATTGCAGCTGCTTTGTATCTCATTTTGTTCTTTTCTGCCCCGGCCATTGCCTCATTTTATGGACAGCCCTTATTTCGTCCGGTCCTTCGAACCCTTGCAGTTACCTTGTTTTTCGGTGCAGTGACTTCCGTTCAGTCTGCAGCAATTGCAAGAACCATGGAGTTTCGTAAGCTCTGCATTGCCAGTATTTTTGCTGCTCTTGGCTCTGGTGTAATTGGAGTTACCATGGCATTTTTAGGCTATGGAGTCTGGGCCCTTGCCATGCAGCAGTTTTTTTACAGCTTTTTCTTAATGGCAGTTCTTTCTGTTCTTGTAAAATGGCGTCCCAGGCTTTTGTTTTCCGTAGAAAAAGCCAGGGAGCTGTTTTCCTATGGCTGGAAGATCCTTTGTTCCGGCCTCATTGATACGGTATTTACCAATGTCTATGGATTAGTCATCGGAAAAGTATATAATTCCGCTATGATGGGGCAATACTCAAGGGGAAACCAGTTCCCTTCCCTTATTGCAAATAACCTGGGAGCTGCCATCCAGTCGGTTATGCTGCCTGCCTTTTCCGCCTTTCAGGATGACAGAGAACGGGTAAAAGGCATGGTCCGCAGATCCATTGTCACCAGCTCATACCTTGTGTTTCCTATGATGGCAGGCTTAATGGCGGTAGCAGAACCCATGGTGAAGCTGCTCCTTACCGATCAGTATCTACCCTGCGTCCCAATGCTCCGCCTGCTTTGCATCGCCTATGCCACCTGGCCCCTTCATGTAGCCAACTTACAGGCCATTAATGCACTGGGAAGAAGTGAGATATTTTTAAAGCTGGAGATCATTAAAAAGGCAGTCAGCGTTGTCGCCCTTATTATCAGCATTCCCTTAGGAATCTACACCATGGTGGCACTGCGCGCGGTAACCGACTTTATCTGTACCTTTATCAATGCCCACCCCAATAAAAAGCTGTTAAATTACAGCTTTTACGAGCAATGGAAGGACGTGATGCCTTCCCTTATTATCTCGGCAGTCATGGGGCTTTTCGTATACGGTGTACAGTATTTAATAGAAGGAACGCTTCTCACTCTGGTGGTACAGATTCTGGTAGGAGTTGTTGTTTATGCAGGTCTTTCCTGGCTGTTCCGTCTGGAAGCATTTTTATACCTTTGCAAAACAGCAGGAATTGGAAAAGAATCGTAA